A region of Thermobifida halotolerans DNA encodes the following proteins:
- a CDS encoding AbrB/MazE/SpoVT family DNA-binding domain-containing protein, whose translation MSGKVKVERRRARRPGRISTKHQVTIPVAQLEEAGLAPGDEVEFVVTSPGRIEIRRPRSRFESVIGTVPHLEDYVDIDELRNEWER comes from the coding sequence ATGAGCGGAAAGGTAAAGGTTGAGCGGCGTCGCGCTCGTCGCCCCGGACGCATCTCCACCAAGCACCAGGTCACCATCCCGGTCGCCCAACTGGAGGAAGCGGGCCTGGCTCCGGGCGACGAGGTCGAATTCGTCGTGACGAGCCCCGGACGGATCGAGATCAGACGCCCCAGGAGCCGCTTCGAGAGCGTCATCGGGACGGTCCCCCACCTTGAGGACTACGTCGACATCGACGAACTGCGCAACGAGTGGGAACGCTGA
- a CDS encoding type II toxin-antitoxin system VapC family toxin, with amino-acid sequence MATAVLASGVIIALLSPTDVFHTTASQAVMRGEAGGDAIVVSASAWAEVLAGSVRKGPEAVTDTERLLHTLDDVIDVDQEIAAHAARLRTDDLSIRLPDAFVAATAQVLEDGVLLTTDTALAEKIAPGLAELVTV; translated from the coding sequence ATGGCCACGGCAGTCCTTGCCAGCGGTGTCATCATCGCCCTGCTCAGTCCGACAGACGTCTTCCACACCACGGCGTCCCAGGCGGTGATGCGCGGGGAAGCTGGTGGGGATGCGATCGTCGTCTCCGCCTCGGCCTGGGCAGAAGTCCTGGCCGGCTCGGTTCGCAAGGGCCCCGAGGCTGTCACCGACACTGAGCGCCTCCTCCACACGCTGGACGACGTGATCGACGTGGACCAGGAGATCGCTGCCCATGCGGCCCGCCTCCGAACGGACGACCTCAGCATCCGTCTTCCGGATGCCTTCGTGGCGGCCACCGCTCAGGTGTTGGAGGACGGTGTGCTGCTCACCACGGACACCGCGCTCGCGGAGAAGATCGCCCCCGGTCTCGCCGAACTCGTCACCGTCTGA